The following are encoded together in the Desulfobaccales bacterium genome:
- the aprB gene encoding adenylyl-sulfate reductase subunit beta has translation MPSFVIAEKCDGCKALDKTACQYICPNDLMVLEPVQKKAYNQEPDQCWECYNCVKICPVQAIEVRHYADIMPLGSSTIPLRSSDSITWTIKFRNQKTIKRFKFPVRTTPEGSIDCFKGQAMPSDMAGLKKPGFFTGAARTE, from the coding sequence ATGCCGAGTTTTGTAATCGCGGAAAAATGTGACGGCTGCAAAGCCCTGGACAAGACCGCTTGCCAGTACATCTGCCCCAACGACCTGATGGTCCTGGAACCCGTACAAAAGAAGGCTTACAACCAGGAGCCGGATCAGTGCTGGGAATGCTACAACTGCGTGAAGATTTGCCCCGTGCAGGCCATTGAAGTCCGCCACTATGCGGATATCATGCCCCTGGGCTCCAGCACCATCCCCCTGCGGTCCTCCGACAGCATCACCTGGACCATCAAGTTCCGGAATCAGAAGACCATCAAGCGGTTCAAGTTCCCAGTCCGCACCACTCCGGAAGGGTCCATTGACTGTTTCAAGGGCCAAGCCATGCCCAGCGACATGGCCGGACTCAAGAAACCCGGTTTCTTCACCGGCGCGGCCCGGACCGAGTAA